A stretch of Oxyura jamaicensis isolate SHBP4307 breed ruddy duck chromosome 27, BPBGC_Ojam_1.0, whole genome shotgun sequence DNA encodes these proteins:
- the GNGT2 gene encoding guanine nucleotide-binding protein G(I)/G(S)/G(O) subunit gamma-T2 produces the protein MAQDMTEKELLKMELDQLKKEVKNERQMVSKTGKEIKEYVESMAGEDPLLKGVPEDKNPFKEKGGCTIS, from the exons ATGGCTCAGGATATGACAGAGAAAGAACTGTTGAAGATGGAACTGGATCAGCTGAAAAAGGAGGTGAAGAATGAGAGGCAAATG gTCTCCAAGACCGGCAAAGAGATCAAGGAGTACGTCGAATCCATGGCAGGAGAGGACCCACTGTTGAAAGGTGTCCCTGAGGACAAGAACCCCTTTAAGGAAAAGGGTGGCTGTACAATAAGCTGA
- the PHOSPHO1 gene encoding phosphoethanolamine/phosphocholine phosphatase isoform X2, with product MASSQPPKYLLIFDFDETIINENSDDSIIRAAPGQALPEHIRQTFCEGFYNEYMQRVLTYMGDQGVKMGDFKTVYENIPLSPGMPDLFQFLSKNHEVFEIILISDANMFGIECNLRAAGFYSLFRKIFSNPSSFDKRGYFTLGPYHSHKCLDCPANMCKRKILTEYLAERAQEEVEFERVFYVGDGANDFCPSVTLTSADIAFPRKGYPMHRMTQEMENKQPGAFQATVVPWESATEVTCYLQEVLKKC from the coding sequence AtggccagctcccagcctccaAAGTACCTCCTCATCTTCGACTTTGATGAGACCATCATCAATGAGAACAGCGATGACTCCATCAtcagggcagcaccagggcaggCACTTCCAGAGCACATCCGTCAGACTTTCTGTGAGGGCTTCTACAATGAGTACATGCAGCGTGTCCTGACGTACATGGGAGACCAAGGTGTCAAAATGGGGGACTTCAAGACTGTATATGAGAATATTCCCCTGTCCCCTGGCATGCCTGACCTCTTCCAGTTCCTCTCCAAGAACCATGAAGTCTTTGAGATCATCCTCATCTCCGATGCCAATATGTTTGGCATTGAATGCAATCTGAGGGCAGCTGGTTTCTACTCTCTCTTCCGCAAAATCTTCAGCAACCCATCCAGCTTTGACAAAAGGGGGTACTTCACCTTGGGGCCCTACCACAGCCACAAGTGCCTTGACTGCCCAGCCAACATGTGCAAACGCAAAATCCTAACAGAGTATCTGGCAGAGAGAGCCCAGGAAGAGGTGGAGTTTGAGAGGGTCTTTTATGTCGGAGACGGTGCCAATGACTTCTGCCCTTCTGTGACTTTGACTTCAGCTGATATTGCTTTCCCACGGAAGGGCTACCCCATGCACCGGATGACCCAAGAGATGGAGAATAAGCAACCTGGAGCCTTCCAGGCCACTGTCGTTCCCTGGGAGTCAGCTACAGAGGTCACCTGCTATCTCCAGGAGGTCCTCAAGAAGTGTTGA
- the ABI3 gene encoding ABI gene family member 3 — MLRDPQALRQHRCKLQNPAPRRLERKWVLEPSTMSKLQQLQQCDIPAARQVLRDNYCNLHRVADYCETNYVQTSDKQKALEETMAFSTQSLASVAYQVSSLANTFLQLLDLQEAELWKVEANISCVSQRIDMHKEKVSRREIGSLTISKRFPAHQKIMSPPGPPCLEPYCRKPLNFSILDDIGHGIKDHSTQLSRTGTLARKGIKSATQSAGTLGRSSRVTEPIQPPVVPPGKLSTASSTSSLTSVSSTGALGDSGEGIPAAPALLSLPGPPPLVAATVLPPAPLPTDLPPPPLGDLALPPLDIIPPVSDDLEPPLLPPLALPDFEDFTPLLPPDVEEPAWVPASYLEKVVTLYPYAQQKDNELSFQPGALIYVTRRYSDGWCEGIMGEEVGFFPGNYVEPF; from the exons ATGTTGAGGGACCCGCAGGCCCTGCGTCAGCACCGCTGCAAGCTTCAAAACCCGGCGCCGAGGCGGTTGGAGAGGAAGTGGGTGCTTGAGCCCAGCACCATGTcgaagctgcagcagctgcagcagtgtgacatcccagcagccaggcaggtcCTGCGTGACAACTACTGCAATCTCCATCGGGTCGCTGACTACTGCGAGACCAACTATGTGCAG ACGAGTGATAAGCAGAAGGCACTGGAAGAGACAATGGCATTTAGCACTCAATCCCTGGCCAGCGTAGCATACCAGGTCAGCAGCCTGGCCAACACTTTCCTCCAGCTGCTAGACCTGCAGGAGGCCGAGCTGTGGAAGGTGGAAGCCAACATCAGCTGTGTGTCTCAG AGGATTGACATGCACAAGGAGAAAGTTTCTCGACGGGAGATTGGGTCATTGACCATCAGCAAGAGGTTTCCAGCCCACCAGAAGATCATGTCACCTCCTGGCCCACCCTGCCTGGAGCCCTACTGCAGGAAACCCCTCAATTTTAGCATCCTGGATGACATTGGTCATGGCATAAAG GaccacagcacccagctctCCCGCACAGGCACCCTGGCTCGGAAAGGGATTAAGTCAGCCACACAGTCTGCAGGCACGCTGGG GAGGAGCTCCCGTGTCACTGAGCCCATACAGCCACCTGTGGTTCCTCCGGGAAAGCTCTCCACAGCCTCGTCCACCTCCTCTCTGACATCGGTCAG CTCGACTGGAGCCCTGGGAGACAGTGGTGAAGGcatccctgcagcaccagcactcCTGTCCCTCCCAGGGCCACCTCCCCTGGTTGCAGCCACTGTCCTGCCACCCGCACCTCTTCCCACAGACCTACCCCCCCCACCACTGGGGGACCTGGCCTTGCCCCCACTGGACATCATCCCCCCAG TTTCTGATGACCTCGAGCCACCACTGCTGCCACCACTGGCTTTGCCTGACTTTGAGGATTTCACCCCACTACTGCCACCAGATGTGGAGGAGCCCGCCTGGGTCCCAGCGAGCTACCTGGAGAAAG TGGTGACCCTCTATCCCTATGCCCAGCAGAAGGACAATGAGCTCTCCTTCCAGCCTGGGGCCCTCATCTATGTCACACGGAGGTACTCGGATGGATGGTGTGAGGGCATCATGGGCGAGGAAGTAGGTTTCTTCCCTGGCAATTATGTGGAGCCCTTCTGA
- the PHOSPHO1 gene encoding phosphoethanolamine/phosphocholine phosphatase isoform X1 — protein MKRCCEGVGLPCLFKGVGMASSQPPKYLLIFDFDETIINENSDDSIIRAAPGQALPEHIRQTFCEGFYNEYMQRVLTYMGDQGVKMGDFKTVYENIPLSPGMPDLFQFLSKNHEVFEIILISDANMFGIECNLRAAGFYSLFRKIFSNPSSFDKRGYFTLGPYHSHKCLDCPANMCKRKILTEYLAERAQEEVEFERVFYVGDGANDFCPSVTLTSADIAFPRKGYPMHRMTQEMENKQPGAFQATVVPWESATEVTCYLQEVLKKC, from the exons ATGAAACGGTGCTGTGAGGGTGTTGGGCTGCCATGCCTGTTTAAG GGTGTTGGTAtggccagctcccagcctccaAAGTACCTCCTCATCTTCGACTTTGATGAGACCATCATCAATGAGAACAGCGATGACTCCATCAtcagggcagcaccagggcaggCACTTCCAGAGCACATCCGTCAGACTTTCTGTGAGGGCTTCTACAATGAGTACATGCAGCGTGTCCTGACGTACATGGGAGACCAAGGTGTCAAAATGGGGGACTTCAAGACTGTATATGAGAATATTCCCCTGTCCCCTGGCATGCCTGACCTCTTCCAGTTCCTCTCCAAGAACCATGAAGTCTTTGAGATCATCCTCATCTCCGATGCCAATATGTTTGGCATTGAATGCAATCTGAGGGCAGCTGGTTTCTACTCTCTCTTCCGCAAAATCTTCAGCAACCCATCCAGCTTTGACAAAAGGGGGTACTTCACCTTGGGGCCCTACCACAGCCACAAGTGCCTTGACTGCCCAGCCAACATGTGCAAACGCAAAATCCTAACAGAGTATCTGGCAGAGAGAGCCCAGGAAGAGGTGGAGTTTGAGAGGGTCTTTTATGTCGGAGACGGTGCCAATGACTTCTGCCCTTCTGTGACTTTGACTTCAGCTGATATTGCTTTCCCACGGAAGGGCTACCCCATGCACCGGATGACCCAAGAGATGGAGAATAAGCAACCTGGAGCCTTCCAGGCCACTGTCGTTCCCTGGGAGTCAGCTACAGAGGTCACCTGCTATCTCCAGGAGGTCCTCAAGAAGTGTTGA